Proteins from a single region of Belliella baltica DSM 15883:
- a CDS encoding glycosyltransferase family 2 protein: protein MKKDSNPSVAIILVNWNGFEFTRACLVSLSRIDYLNHQIFVIDNGSTDDSVQKLKEGFQNITLLENKSNLGFTGGNNLGINAAIQANFDLVLLLNNDTEVEPDFLSNLVDFQQANPEYGIVQPLILFNQERDVIWSGGGKFQTWLGRSKTIADRDPLNQYSNEVHKDLDWATGCCMLVPAYIFKKVGLLNDSFFAYFEDVDFSLRVVEFGYKIGLEPKAVIYHEAGAASKKQSSEGQLSPTVFYLTARNQLFQLRLHTKFPHYLVAWPYQIFKFLIWITYFCLRLRIRKVKAVIFGLYDGLSKDPKSQELLPPR from the coding sequence ATGAAAAAAGATTCAAATCCTTCTGTGGCTATAATTCTGGTTAACTGGAATGGATTTGAATTTACTCGGGCTTGTCTTGTCTCCCTTTCTAGAATCGACTATTTAAATCATCAAATTTTTGTTATAGACAATGGTTCTACTGATGATTCCGTGCAAAAACTGAAAGAAGGATTTCAAAATATCACTTTATTGGAAAATAAAAGTAATCTAGGTTTTACTGGAGGGAATAATCTTGGTATCAATGCTGCTATACAGGCCAATTTCGATTTAGTACTACTCTTAAATAATGACACAGAAGTGGAACCAGATTTTTTATCCAATTTGGTGGATTTTCAACAAGCTAATCCAGAGTATGGCATCGTTCAACCCTTAATTTTATTCAATCAAGAAAGAGATGTCATTTGGAGTGGTGGTGGTAAATTCCAAACTTGGTTAGGAAGATCAAAAACGATAGCTGATAGAGATCCTTTAAATCAATATTCAAATGAAGTCCATAAAGACCTTGATTGGGCAACTGGATGTTGCATGCTTGTACCTGCTTATATTTTTAAAAAGGTTGGTCTGTTGAACGATTCCTTTTTTGCTTATTTTGAAGATGTGGATTTCTCTCTTCGCGTGGTTGAGTTTGGTTACAAAATTGGTCTTGAGCCGAAAGCTGTAATTTATCATGAAGCAGGAGCTGCCTCCAAAAAGCAATCCTCTGAAGGTCAGTTGAGCCCTACTGTCTTCTATCTCACAGCCAGAAATCAGCTTTTCCAATTGAGACTTCATACCAAATTTCCACATTATCTGGTAGCATGGCCATATCAAATCTTCAAGTTTCTGATATGGATAACTTATTTTTGTCTCAGATTACGGATTAGGAAAGTTAAAGCTGTTATTTTTGGACTTTATGACGGGTTAAGCAAAGACCCAAAATCTCAGGAATTGTTGCCTCCTCGGTAA
- a CDS encoding class I SAM-dependent methyltransferase, with protein MIIHKNCPICSSSNIVGDAIDLHRFGPHISRARCKDCGLVFANPMADANDLFQYYNNYYEKDIYQSTDYKSTIKEEILKVKSLDKGEIFKSAPHFSIYEKTGKFLDVGCGLGMGLAYAHQLGFELYATEFDQGAINFVESEFPVKVFKGELSTANYFDFIHISHVIEHVLDPKAYIAEMKRILKPGGTLAIGTPDMSSLLYKSYKWLNHLQLKVPRIIDGLEHTFIFPKHLLATLVKEQGLQIKLHYSHTLGDKYSNLIKYKMPLKNKLTRVVQNFFKINQWIVCVK; from the coding sequence ATGATTATCCATAAAAATTGTCCAATTTGTTCTTCTTCTAACATTGTCGGAGATGCGATCGACCTTCATCGATTCGGACCGCATATTTCAAGAGCTAGATGTAAAGATTGTGGGTTAGTTTTTGCCAATCCAATGGCTGATGCGAATGACCTATTTCAGTATTATAACAACTATTATGAAAAAGATATTTATCAAAGTACAGATTACAAAAGCACAATAAAAGAGGAGATTTTAAAAGTTAAAAGTCTGGATAAAGGTGAGATTTTCAAAAGTGCACCTCACTTCAGTATTTATGAAAAAACAGGGAAATTTTTGGATGTAGGTTGCGGACTTGGAATGGGCTTGGCTTATGCTCATCAACTTGGATTTGAGCTATATGCTACAGAATTTGATCAAGGGGCAATAAATTTTGTAGAAAGTGAATTTCCTGTCAAGGTTTTTAAAGGGGAGTTATCCACAGCTAATTATTTTGATTTTATCCATATCAGCCACGTTATTGAGCATGTATTGGACCCTAAAGCATATATAGCTGAAATGAAGAGGATATTAAAGCCAGGAGGAACACTTGCTATAGGAACTCCAGATATGTCAAGTCTACTCTATAAAAGCTACAAATGGTTGAATCACCTGCAACTCAAAGTTCCTCGAATTATCGATGGATTAGAGCATACATTTATTTTCCCTAAACATCTTTTGGCAACTTTAGTCAAAGAACAAGGACTTCAAATCAAATTGCATTATTCACATACCTTAGGAGATAAATATAGTAACCTGATCAAATACAAAATGCCTCTGAAAAATAAGCTTACACGAGTAGTTCAGAATTTCTTCAAAATCAATCAATGGATAGTCTGTGTAAAATAG
- a CDS encoding glycosyltransferase family 4 protein, with protein MKPRKRVLIDVFYLHVAQTGIKTYILSICEEVKKNANSDLEYIISPDFESVSQSTFFRGKTPKWKNLLFQLLYLFRKQLILPLLSFWHQADLIFSPDILSPMWGRGKKVSVIHDTFFWDNPEHYQKIWLKYFLYFLKKGLQKNASVVTITEFSKSRLQNMNEFKDLRIDVAYPSSGLRNNVDNSLKSYSKSPERYFLHVGVLEIRKNLSMLIKAFSELIHIPEYADFKLFLVGQRGPRETLDDYDNLIALVKKYKLEEQVIFPGYVSQGQLSTYFQNALAYIFPSSNEGFGLPVLEAFSFGLPVIVSNQGALKEVAGDAALILEENISENLLRNMIKLIEDEHLRESLRKKGIMRLKEFTTEKFFLSLAQTFNDILDE; from the coding sequence ATGAAGCCTAGGAAAAGAGTATTGATAGATGTGTTCTACCTTCATGTAGCCCAAACGGGCATCAAGACTTACATCCTTTCCATTTGCGAAGAAGTTAAGAAAAACGCCAATTCAGATCTTGAATATATTATCAGTCCTGATTTTGAAAGTGTTAGTCAAAGCACTTTTTTCAGAGGAAAAACCCCAAAATGGAAAAATCTTCTTTTTCAATTGTTATACCTTTTTAGGAAGCAGCTTATTCTTCCTTTGCTTTCCTTTTGGCATCAAGCAGACCTTATTTTCAGCCCTGATATTCTCAGTCCAATGTGGGGAAGAGGAAAAAAAGTTTCGGTCATCCATGATACTTTTTTTTGGGACAATCCTGAACATTATCAAAAAATCTGGCTCAAATACTTTTTATATTTCCTCAAAAAAGGACTCCAAAAAAATGCTTCTGTGGTGACAATTACGGAATTTTCTAAAAGTCGTCTCCAAAATATGAATGAATTCAAGGATCTAAGAATCGATGTTGCCTATCCATCATCTGGCTTAAGAAATAATGTGGATAACTCATTAAAATCTTATTCAAAATCACCAGAAAGATATTTTTTACATGTGGGTGTCCTGGAGATAAGAAAGAACCTTAGCATGTTGATCAAAGCATTTTCCGAACTTATCCACATTCCTGAATATGCAGATTTTAAACTTTTTCTTGTCGGGCAGAGAGGTCCAAGAGAAACATTGGATGATTATGATAACCTGATCGCTTTAGTGAAAAAGTACAAGCTAGAAGAACAGGTTATTTTCCCAGGCTATGTCAGCCAAGGACAATTGAGCACTTATTTTCAAAATGCCTTAGCTTATATTTTCCCTTCCTCAAATGAAGGGTTTGGTTTGCCTGTTTTGGAAGCCTTTTCATTTGGGCTGCCTGTCATTGTTTCCAATCAAGGTGCACTGAAGGAAGTAGCTGGAGATGCCGCATTAATTTTGGAGGAGAATATTTCTGAAAATTTGCTTAGGAACATGATCAAATTAATTGAAGATGAGCATTTACGAGAAAGTTTAAGAAAGAAAGGGATAATGAGGCTCAAGGAATTTACAACGGAGAAGTTTTTCTTATCTTTGGCGCAAACTTTCAACGATATTTTAGATGAGTAA
- a CDS encoding acyltransferase, whose amino-acid sequence MSNFLGKSISKITGIDLSERFGDDWDSLSTLGVIFRMSIWLIRGTWYRWRLKSVKGVFLVGKRVTLRQVGYIEVGKNFIAQDHCEINGLSQKGLIFGDKVTVGSYAIIRPTNLYGGEAGVGLKVGNNSSIGPYSYIGCSGYIEIGDNVMMSPRVSIYSENHNFEDVDKSMIEQGVTRSFVKIENDCWIAANSIILAGVTVGKGSIVAAGSVVTKDVPPFSIVGGNPAKIIKSRLK is encoded by the coding sequence ATGAGTAATTTCCTAGGGAAAAGTATTTCAAAAATCACTGGAATTGACCTAAGCGAAAGGTTTGGTGATGATTGGGATAGTTTATCCACATTGGGAGTAATTTTTCGAATGAGTATTTGGCTGATCCGAGGCACATGGTATAGATGGAGATTAAAGTCAGTAAAGGGAGTTTTTTTAGTTGGAAAAAGAGTGACGCTAAGGCAAGTAGGATATATTGAAGTGGGGAAAAATTTTATCGCACAAGACCATTGCGAAATTAATGGACTTTCTCAAAAAGGCTTAATTTTTGGTGATAAAGTGACAGTAGGCAGCTATGCAATTATCCGACCTACAAATTTATATGGTGGTGAAGCAGGTGTTGGTCTAAAAGTTGGAAATAACAGCAGTATTGGGCCGTATAGCTACATTGGTTGTTCAGGATATATAGAAATTGGAGATAACGTAATGATGTCTCCTAGAGTCAGTATTTACTCTGAAAATCATAATTTTGAGGATGTGGATAAGTCCATGATTGAACAGGGTGTTACACGATCCTTTGTGAAAATTGAAAATGATTGTTGGATAGCTGCAAATTCTATAATACTTGCCGGAGTTACCGTAGGAAAAGGGTCTATTGTAGCAGCAGGATCTGTGGTAACGAAAGATGTTCCACCATTCAGTATTGTTGGAGGAAATCCTGCAAAAATTATTAAATCTAGATTAAAATGA
- a CDS encoding class I SAM-dependent methyltransferase yields MKRDSLDNWKKFGKTDPYFGVLSDEKYKTENITEDGLNEFFETGEAYVKETAERITQAFSISLDQASILDFGCGVGRLAIPFSRITGKEVVGLDISPEIIEKAKEHAHTFERENVRFQVYDGKNLPELPSFDLVNSYIVLQHIEVDRGLALLQQLLDKVKIGGVAHVQITHGHELPTKSYLNFYLRTKVPAYNFLYSSIKHREFKFEPVMQMNLYNTSLLKSLFAKYSSEVKEVKTNHGGFLGSFYMIKREY; encoded by the coding sequence ATGAAGCGTGATTCTTTAGATAATTGGAAGAAATTTGGGAAAACAGACCCTTACTTTGGTGTACTTTCAGATGAAAAATACAAAACAGAAAACATTACAGAAGATGGCTTGAATGAATTTTTTGAAACAGGAGAAGCGTATGTAAAAGAAACTGCTGAGAGAATTACACAAGCATTTTCTATTTCTTTGGACCAAGCGTCTATTCTGGATTTTGGTTGTGGAGTAGGACGATTGGCTATACCTTTTTCGAGAATTACAGGCAAAGAAGTCGTAGGCTTGGATATCTCTCCAGAAATTATTGAAAAGGCAAAAGAACATGCCCATACATTTGAAAGAGAAAATGTAAGATTTCAAGTGTATGATGGAAAAAACCTTCCAGAGCTTCCTTCTTTCGACCTTGTAAATTCATATATCGTCTTACAGCATATTGAAGTAGATCGAGGGCTTGCTTTACTTCAACAGCTATTGGATAAGGTGAAAATTGGAGGGGTCGCTCACGTTCAGATAACTCACGGTCACGAACTGCCAACCAAATCCTATCTGAACTTTTATTTGAGAACAAAAGTGCCTGCTTACAATTTTTTGTACTCTTCAATAAAACACAGGGAATTTAAGTTTGAACCAGTAATGCAAATGAACCTCTACAATACTAGTTTGCTAAAAAGTCTTTTTGCTAAATATTCAAGTGAGGTCAAAGAAGTAAAAACGAATCATGGTGGTTTTTTAGGAAGTTTCTACATGATTAAGAGAGAATATTAG
- a CDS encoding glycosyltransferase family 4 protein: MKERNQRVLMLHSSSDLYGASKMFLLSITALKNKGFQTVVVLSEDGPLVEEIAKLGSEVHIQKLGILRRKYFNFSGLINRINTITAAKRYLSTLVKERKIDLIYSNTSAVLVGGWVAKQNHIPHITHLHEIIQSPNWLRIFLGKIINKNSKKVIVVSQAVKDNWVDQIDSKKMSLVYNGIDNDQYQIINKDIFGDLPEYIAGKVLIGMIARVNQWKGQSYFIEIAQVLSRNFDNLHFVIVGDAFPGTEHFIDELNETISKSEIKDKISYLGYRKDIPEILKTLDIFILPSILPDPLPTTILEAMASGKPVIATNHGGAREMVINGETGLLIPHDNANQAALIIQELIENKEKRIAMGISGQKRIKEHFSIEAYLENFSAEVSALVSQ, from the coding sequence ATGAAAGAAAGAAATCAAAGGGTATTAATGCTTCATAGTTCTTCAGATCTTTATGGTGCTAGCAAAATGTTTTTACTTTCAATTACTGCCCTTAAAAACAAAGGATTCCAAACAGTTGTAGTACTTTCAGAAGACGGTCCTTTGGTAGAAGAAATTGCAAAACTAGGTTCGGAAGTACATATTCAAAAACTAGGAATCCTTCGAAGAAAGTATTTTAATTTTTCAGGTTTAATCAATCGAATAAATACAATTACAGCAGCAAAACGATACTTATCCACATTGGTTAAGGAGAGAAAAATCGACCTGATTTACTCCAACACTTCAGCTGTTTTAGTTGGTGGCTGGGTTGCTAAACAAAACCATATTCCACACATTACCCATCTTCATGAAATCATCCAATCACCAAATTGGTTGAGAATATTTTTAGGCAAGATTATCAATAAAAATTCTAAGAAAGTTATTGTTGTCTCGCAAGCGGTCAAAGACAATTGGGTTGATCAGATTGATTCAAAAAAAATGTCTTTGGTCTACAATGGTATTGATAATGATCAATATCAAATTATCAATAAAGATATCTTTGGTGACTTACCTGAATATATCGCAGGCAAAGTATTGATAGGAATGATTGCAAGAGTAAATCAGTGGAAAGGGCAAAGTTATTTCATTGAAATCGCTCAAGTACTTTCTCGAAACTTTGATAATTTACATTTTGTGATAGTGGGAGATGCTTTTCCTGGAACGGAACACTTTATTGATGAACTGAATGAAACAATAAGTAAATCAGAAATCAAAGATAAAATAAGCTATTTGGGCTATAGGAAAGATATTCCTGAAATTTTGAAGACATTAGACATTTTTATTCTCCCTTCTATACTTCCAGATCCATTGCCCACAACTATATTGGAAGCAATGGCTTCTGGTAAACCGGTGATCGCCACCAATCATGGAGGAGCAAGAGAGATGGTGATCAATGGAGAAACAGGTTTGTTAATTCCGCATGATAATGCGAATCAAGCTGCTTTAATCATTCAAGAATTAATAGAAAATAAAGAGAAAAGAATAGCAATGGGTATTTCAGGGCAAAAAAGAATCAAAGAACATTTTTCTATTGAAGCCTATTTGGAAAACTTTTCTGCGGAAGTTTCAGCTCTTGTTTCTCAATGA
- a CDS encoding glycosyltransferase yields MKENQKEHTTQRKPYKIDYRPFVEPELDARYYLQLPPDKEILTMMAPLKAGFGHFFFLKVATRVSEIFPNTHFLIVSEEVDINFEKELKSKKSELGLKGKLDIVKTKKDIPDALKASNLFFQPETEATDPSMVLLKAMATGLPVISTKSETAEMIIIENETGFLVNKDDLENTVEKISIIINDQSLAKKMGKSGQERVIQHFSI; encoded by the coding sequence ATGAAAGAAAATCAAAAAGAACATACAACCCAAAGAAAACCTTATAAAATAGACTATCGCCCATTCGTAGAACCGGAACTTGATGCTAGATATTATTTACAGCTGCCGCCAGACAAAGAAATTTTGACGATGATGGCGCCATTAAAAGCTGGGTTTGGACATTTTTTCTTTTTGAAAGTAGCAACTCGAGTTTCTGAAATTTTTCCTAATACTCATTTTTTGATTGTAAGTGAAGAAGTAGATATCAACTTTGAAAAAGAATTAAAATCAAAAAAATCTGAACTGGGATTGAAAGGAAAGTTGGACATTGTAAAAACTAAGAAGGATATTCCAGATGCACTGAAAGCTTCAAATCTATTTTTTCAACCGGAAACTGAAGCTACGGATCCTTCGATGGTTCTTTTGAAAGCAATGGCCACAGGATTACCAGTGATCAGTACAAAAAGTGAAACTGCAGAAATGATCATAATAGAGAATGAAACAGGCTTTTTGGTCAACAAAGATGATTTGGAAAATACGGTAGAGAAAATCAGCATTATTATCAATGACCAATCTTTAGCCAAAAAAATGGGAAAATCAGGTCAGGAAAGAGTTATTCAACATTTTAGTATCTAA
- a CDS encoding DUF1972 domain-containing protein, producing the protein MSYPSSNKKLKVAILGAKGYPYVYGGYDTLVKELGERLQKKGVEVTVYCHRALFKDRPPYVNGIKLVYTPAIEKKSLTQLTHSFVSMLHACFSDVDVIFVLNSGNGPFGVFSKIFRKPTAINVDGLEWLRPKWKGLGAKYFFWSSKLATKLYDQIINDSDEMQRIYQELFQANSKVIAYGANPALSSDATKIKKWNLEKEGYFLIVGRLVPDNNADIIIQGFAKSSSKRKLVIVGDVPYQDDYVDNLRKIQDERLIFTGYVTDPEELKALYHNCYGYFHGHEYGGTNPAMLKALGYGCAILALNTVFNQEMLQNGKHGWYFEKSSNSVREIVDKSENSPEEMKILRETSRSGLTQKYNWDHVTDQYLEVFLTLAKK; encoded by the coding sequence ATGTCTTACCCATCGTCCAACAAAAAATTAAAAGTAGCGATCCTAGGCGCAAAGGGTTATCCCTATGTTTATGGTGGTTACGATACTTTGGTCAAAGAACTTGGAGAAAGACTTCAAAAGAAAGGTGTAGAAGTTACTGTCTATTGTCATAGAGCACTTTTTAAAGACAGACCACCTTATGTCAATGGAATTAAATTGGTGTACACACCTGCCATTGAAAAGAAAAGCTTAACTCAGCTGACGCATTCTTTTGTTTCTATGCTGCACGCATGTTTTTCTGATGTTGATGTGATTTTTGTTTTGAATTCAGGCAATGGTCCTTTTGGCGTTTTTTCCAAAATTTTCAGAAAACCAACAGCCATCAATGTCGATGGATTGGAATGGTTGAGACCAAAATGGAAAGGATTAGGGGCTAAATATTTCTTTTGGTCATCAAAACTAGCCACAAAACTCTATGATCAAATAATTAATGATTCTGATGAAATGCAGCGAATCTATCAAGAGTTGTTTCAAGCCAATTCTAAAGTAATTGCATATGGAGCTAATCCTGCCCTAAGTTCGGATGCGACAAAAATTAAGAAGTGGAATTTAGAAAAAGAAGGCTACTTTCTTATCGTTGGCAGGCTAGTTCCTGACAACAATGCGGATATCATTATTCAAGGTTTTGCCAAATCAAGCTCAAAAAGGAAGTTGGTTATCGTGGGAGATGTTCCCTATCAGGATGATTATGTGGATAACTTACGGAAAATTCAAGATGAACGCTTAATATTCACAGGTTATGTAACTGATCCAGAGGAGCTAAAGGCACTTTATCACAATTGCTATGGATACTTTCATGGTCATGAATATGGAGGTACAAACCCGGCCATGCTGAAAGCTTTAGGCTATGGTTGTGCTATTTTAGCCCTGAACACCGTATTCAATCAAGAAATGTTGCAAAACGGGAAACATGGCTGGTATTTTGAGAAAAGTAGCAATTCGGTGAGAGAAATTGTGGATAAGTCTGAAAATTCTCCAGAAGAAATGAAGATTTTAAGAGAAACCTCCCGCTCCGGCCTTACCCAAAAATACAACTGGGACCACGTCACCGATCAGTATTTGGAGGTCTTCTTAACCCTAGCTAAAAAGTGA
- a CDS encoding GxxExxY protein, giving the protein MDINEKSYLIRKACFNVHNILAPVHSKQVLTYLKIAKKELGFLVNFNSKSLDKYNLIRIINSK; this is encoded by the coding sequence ATGGATATCAATGAAAAGAGTTATTTGATAAGGAAAGCTTGCTTCAATGTGCATAATATTCTTGCCCCAGTCCATTCAAAACAAGTTCTTACGTATTTGAAAATTGCAAAAAAGGAACTGGGCTTTCTGGTAAATTTTAATTCAAAATCGCTTGATAAGTACAATTTAATTAGAATAATCAATTCAAAATAG
- a CDS encoding RidA family protein codes for MEKEIIYTSEAPAPIGPYSQAVKAGNTLYISGQIALDAETGDLINENITEETHAVMKNLEAVLRQAGYGFENVAKCTIFIKDMGQFATINDAYGQYFKVNPPARETVEVSRLPKDVNVEISCIAVK; via the coding sequence ATGGAAAAAGAAATCATTTATACATCAGAAGCACCTGCACCGATTGGGCCGTATAGTCAGGCAGTGAAAGCTGGAAATACACTTTATATTTCTGGACAAATTGCACTAGATGCAGAAACAGGAGACTTGATCAATGAAAATATCACTGAAGAAACTCACGCTGTGATGAAAAACTTAGAAGCTGTCCTGAGGCAAGCTGGGTATGGATTCGAAAATGTGGCGAAGTGCACCATTTTTATCAAAGATATGGGTCAGTTTGCTACAATCAACGATGCATATGGCCAATATTTCAAAGTTAATCCACCTGCAAGAGAAACTGTGGAAGTCAGCAGACTCCCTAAAGATGTTAATGTGGAAATCTCCTGCATCGCCGTAAAATAA
- a CDS encoding DUF2867 domain-containing protein — MSSNQRETFTEVWKESVAGRENQIWENICDIGGERGWYFGTALWKIRGLIDRVFGGVGYRKGRPIGNLEVGDQVDFWRVIHVDNSKKTLKMEAEMKLPGSVWITFEIIGSQFIQKVEFQPSGNYGRVYWFMVKPIHYLMFNGMFRAIIKYKR; from the coding sequence ATGTCGTCAAACCAAAGAGAGACTTTTACTGAAGTATGGAAAGAATCTGTAGCGGGGAGGGAAAATCAGATTTGGGAAAATATCTGTGATATAGGTGGTGAAAGAGGCTGGTATTTTGGAACGGCTCTATGGAAAATTAGAGGTTTGATAGATCGTGTTTTTGGAGGGGTTGGCTATCGTAAGGGACGTCCTATTGGAAATCTTGAAGTTGGTGATCAGGTAGATTTCTGGAGAGTGATACATGTGGATAACTCTAAAAAAACCCTGAAAATGGAAGCTGAGATGAAGTTGCCGGGTAGCGTGTGGATAACTTTTGAAATCATCGGAAGCCAATTCATCCAAAAAGTGGAATTTCAACCCAGTGGAAATTACGGACGCGTCTATTGGTTCATGGTAAAACCAATTCATTATTTGATGTTCAATGGGATGTTTCGCGCCATCATCAAATACAAAAGGTGA
- the fumC gene encoding class II fumarate hydratase: MSIRIEKDTMGPVEVPADKYWGAQTQRSINNFKIGGERNRMPIEIIRAFAILKKSAAFTNAELGVLAQDKAEIIAKVCDEILAGQHDDQFPLVIWQTGSGTQSNMNSNEVIAYRAHVLLGGSLEDEKKKIHPNDDVNKSQSSNDTFPTAMHIAAYKMVLETTIPGVEKLRDTLKAKSEKFMNVVKIGRTHFMDATPLTLGQEFSGYVAQLDHGLRALKNTLSHLSELALGGTAVGTGLNTPKGYSELVAKKIAEFSGQPMVTAPNKFEALAAHDAIVESHGALKQLAVSLMKIANDIRMLSSGPRSGIGEILIPENEPGSSIMPGKVNPTQVEAITMVAAQVMGNDVAISVGGSNGHFELNVFKPMMIANFLQSARLLGDAAVSFNDNCAIGIEPNTPFIKQHLENSLMLVTALNPHIGYENAAAIAKKAHKEGISLREAAIALGLLTNEQFDEWVKPEDMIGSLK; this comes from the coding sequence ATGAGCATCAGAATAGAAAAAGATACCATGGGGCCTGTGGAAGTTCCTGCGGACAAATATTGGGGCGCACAGACTCAGAGGTCGATCAATAATTTTAAAATTGGAGGTGAGCGAAATCGCATGCCTATCGAGATTATCAGAGCCTTTGCCATTTTGAAAAAATCAGCAGCATTCACAAATGCTGAATTGGGTGTTTTGGCTCAGGATAAAGCAGAAATTATCGCTAAAGTTTGTGATGAAATTTTAGCAGGTCAGCATGATGATCAATTTCCATTGGTTATCTGGCAAACTGGTTCTGGCACGCAGTCAAATATGAATTCTAATGAAGTCATTGCTTACAGAGCGCATGTTTTGTTAGGTGGATCGCTGGAGGATGAAAAGAAAAAAATCCATCCGAATGACGATGTGAATAAGTCTCAGTCTTCCAATGACACTTTCCCAACAGCCATGCATATCGCAGCGTACAAAATGGTTTTGGAGACGACTATTCCTGGAGTTGAGAAATTGAGAGATACGCTGAAAGCAAAATCAGAAAAATTCATGAATGTGGTTAAAATTGGCAGAACACACTTTATGGATGCCACACCACTTACTTTGGGACAGGAATTTTCTGGTTACGTTGCACAGCTTGATCATGGATTGAGAGCATTGAAAAACACACTTTCTCATCTTTCTGAATTAGCATTGGGAGGCACCGCAGTTGGAACAGGCTTAAATACCCCAAAAGGATATTCGGAATTGGTTGCGAAGAAAATCGCTGAATTCTCAGGACAGCCCATGGTTACTGCACCAAATAAATTTGAAGCTTTAGCAGCCCATGATGCAATTGTTGAATCCCACGGGGCTTTGAAGCAACTTGCAGTAAGCTTGATGAAAATTGCGAATGACATCAGAATGCTTTCTTCAGGACCAAGATCAGGAATTGGAGAAATTTTAATTCCAGAAAACGAGCCAGGATCATCCATCATGCCTGGAAAAGTAAATCCAACGCAAGTAGAAGCGATTACTATGGTCGCTGCACAGGTTATGGGCAATGATGTTGCAATATCAGTTGGTGGCTCAAATGGACACTTTGAATTGAACGTTTTCAAACCAATGATGATTGCCAATTTCCTTCAATCGGCGAGACTTCTAGGAGATGCGGCAGTTTCATTCAATGACAACTGTGCGATTGGAATTGAACCTAATACGCCATTTATCAAACAACACTTAGAAAATTCTTTGATGCTTGTGACAGCATTAAATCCACATATCGGTTATGAAAATGCTGCTGCGATCGCTAAAAAAGCGCACAAAGAAGGCATAAGCCTAAGAGAAGCTGCGATCGCTTTAGGATTGCTGACCAACGAACAATTTGATGAATGGGTAAAACCTGAAGACATGATTGGTAGTTTGAAATAA
- a CDS encoding UbiA family prenyltransferase encodes MLFFAHLLRLTLPFEVILLLGLTVWIIYTLDHLMDVKKANHQPNSPRHYFHFQNKKSLQIVLVIIFLIVISLLISLSTLHFLLIPGVVLAAIITCCLSLVYFFGKKIAYMKEFLIAAFYVLGITLAPLAFDENSVPKPFYGLAFLYFIIAWVNLLILSYLDKDSDEKDGFDSVIKWVAPKKLKKMIFGLAIFGVAFSFYLFISLMSYFHIYTAILLLMQLIHMIYFLDEKKPKEITRKILEASFLLPFIVLLF; translated from the coding sequence ATGTTGTTTTTTGCACATCTATTGCGATTAACTCTCCCTTTTGAAGTCATTTTATTACTGGGTTTGACGGTTTGGATCATTTACACACTAGATCATTTGATGGATGTCAAAAAAGCAAATCACCAACCTAATTCTCCAAGGCACTACTTTCATTTTCAAAACAAAAAGTCACTGCAAATTGTATTAGTCATTATTTTTTTGATAGTTATTTCATTATTGATAAGCTTATCAACTCTTCACTTTTTGCTTATTCCAGGGGTTGTGCTCGCTGCAATTATAACCTGCTGTCTGTCTTTAGTATATTTTTTCGGAAAAAAAATTGCTTATATGAAGGAATTTCTAATTGCTGCATTCTATGTTTTAGGAATTACACTTGCTCCTTTAGCCTTTGATGAAAATTCAGTTCCAAAACCTTTTTATGGACTAGCTTTTCTTTATTTTATCATTGCTTGGGTGAATTTGCTCATACTATCCTATTTAGATAAAGATTCAGATGAAAAAGATGGGTTTGATTCAGTAATCAAATGGGTGGCACCAAAAAAACTGAAAAAGATGATTTTTGGGCTGGCAATTTTCGGAGTAGCTTTTTCTTTTTACTTATTTATAAGTCTGATGTCCTATTTTCATATATACACAGCAATCTTACTGCTGATGCAGTTGATACACATGATTTATTTTTTGGATGAAAAAAAACCAAAAGAAATAACTAGAAAAATTTTAGAAGCAAGTTTTCTCTTGCCATTTATTGTTCTATTATTTTAA